One genomic segment of Leptolyngbya sp. FACHB-261 includes these proteins:
- the cmoA gene encoding carboxy-S-adenosyl-L-methionine synthase CmoA, giving the protein MLDPFDTELYLSSETDELFEKGPWPKPFVFNEEVVRVFDDMVSRSVPLYRQVVACAVQWARAYYQADTRIIDVGCSTGTFLELLGRFLKQPATLVGIDNSQAMLEKAQQKLVQLQPTHQIELICANAEHCSFENSSVVVINYTLQFLPLHQRQKLLQKIYQGLVPGGLLFLSEKVKSAHPRFQETITLHYEAFKARNGYARLEIERKKEALENVLVPLTEAQQVQMLQDSGFAQVDSLLKLHNFISLVALK; this is encoded by the coding sequence ATGCTGGACCCATTTGATACGGAGCTCTATCTCAGTTCTGAAACTGACGAATTGTTTGAGAAGGGACCGTGGCCCAAGCCATTTGTCTTCAATGAAGAAGTGGTGCGGGTTTTCGATGATATGGTCTCACGCTCAGTCCCCTTGTATCGCCAAGTCGTAGCCTGTGCGGTTCAATGGGCTAGAGCTTACTATCAAGCAGACACCCGAATTATCGATGTTGGCTGCTCTACTGGCACCTTTTTAGAACTACTGGGACGCTTCTTGAAGCAGCCAGCTACATTAGTGGGCATTGACAATTCTCAAGCCATGTTAGAGAAAGCTCAACAGAAGTTAGTTCAGCTGCAACCGACCCATCAGATCGAGCTCATTTGTGCCAACGCTGAGCATTGTTCGTTCGAAAATAGCAGCGTGGTTGTCATTAACTACACTTTGCAGTTTCTTCCTCTACACCAGCGTCAGAAACTACTCCAAAAAATTTACCAAGGATTGGTTCCAGGTGGGCTTCTTTTCTTGAGTGAAAAGGTCAAATCAGCACATCCACGGTTTCAAGAAACGATTACGCTTCACTACGAGGCTTTCAAAGCCCGCAATGGCTATGCCCGTCTAGAAATTGAACGCAAGAAAGAAGCGCTGGAAAATGTTTTAGTTCCCCTCACGGAAGCGCAACAAGTACAAATGCTGCAAGATAGTGGGTTCGCTCAAGTTGACTCGCTGCTCAAGCTGCACAACTTTATCTCATTGGTCGCTTTGAAGTAG
- the cmoB gene encoding tRNA 5-methoxyuridine(34)/uridine 5-oxyacetic acid(34) synthase CmoB, with product MLDATIGYISPDYLELYDAAFDREAILALRQERQAKLFEPQARQYHGAVKTIRDLQSDWSDFSGTVVKVGRADELSAEQQQRLHEALQVFCPWKKGPFDLFGITIDSEWRSDWKWARLLPHIHSLKDRKIADIGCHNGYFMFRMANEQPACVIGFEPVAKHFWNFQLIQNIVQQKTLTFELLGVEHMHFYPHFFDTIFCLGILYHHPDPIGLLSKMRQALAPHGEIIIDCQGIPSELPVALTPRKRYAQARGIWFLPSQSCLENWLARAGFTNIRCFFAEPLSVEEQRRTAWADVNSLQEFLNPDNPSLTIEGYPAPWRYYVIATRST from the coding sequence ATGCTGGATGCAACCATTGGTTACATATCACCTGATTACCTGGAGCTTTACGACGCCGCTTTTGATCGAGAGGCTATCTTAGCCCTGCGACAAGAACGCCAGGCTAAGTTGTTCGAGCCTCAGGCCAGGCAGTATCACGGCGCAGTTAAGACTATTCGAGATCTTCAGAGCGACTGGTCTGACTTTTCAGGAACAGTTGTGAAAGTTGGTCGTGCAGATGAACTTTCAGCAGAACAACAGCAGCGTTTACATGAGGCTCTCCAAGTCTTTTGCCCTTGGAAAAAAGGTCCGTTTGACCTGTTTGGCATTACCATCGATAGCGAATGGCGTTCCGATTGGAAATGGGCACGGCTCCTGCCTCACATTCACTCCCTTAAGGATCGCAAAATCGCAGATATCGGTTGCCATAATGGCTATTTCATGTTCCGCATGGCCAATGAGCAACCGGCTTGTGTCATTGGCTTCGAGCCGGTTGCCAAACACTTTTGGAACTTCCAACTAATCCAAAACATTGTCCAACAGAAAACGCTGACATTTGAGCTGTTGGGGGTGGAGCATATGCACTTTTACCCCCACTTCTTCGATACGATTTTCTGCTTAGGTATTCTCTACCATCATCCTGACCCGATTGGCCTACTGAGCAAGATGCGGCAAGCTTTAGCTCCTCACGGTGAAATCATCATCGATTGTCAGGGAATTCCAAGCGAGCTACCTGTAGCGCTGACCCCGCGCAAACGTTATGCCCAAGCACGCGGCATCTGGTTTCTACCCAGCCAATCCTGCCTGGAGAATTGGCTAGCGCGGGCGGGCTTTACGAATATTCGCTGTTTCTTTGCTGAGCCGCTTTCGGTCGAGGAGCAGCGTCGCACCGCCTGGGCTGATGTGAATAGCTTGCAGGAATTTCTCAACCCTGATAATCCCTCACTGACTATCGAAGGCTATCCTGCCCCGTGGCGCTATTACGTCATTGCTACCCGCTCAACCTAA
- a CDS encoding MEKHLA domain-containing protein yields MLPQPSQHNDFLVNHAAILLDNFSHWTGKTLLDPKLSLQEQAQQLFYAPFVVLSHSNAPEPIFTYGNNTALRLFELSWQELIQMPSRLSAEPVHQSERQRLLTTVAAQGYIDDYSGVRISKTGRRFSIEQATIWNLLDQQNQACGQAAMFSSWVFLQ; encoded by the coding sequence ATGCTCCCTCAACCCAGTCAACACAATGATTTCTTGGTCAACCATGCAGCAATTCTGCTTGACAACTTTTCGCACTGGACTGGCAAGACCTTGCTCGACCCGAAACTCTCACTGCAGGAGCAAGCTCAGCAACTGTTCTATGCTCCCTTTGTGGTACTTTCCCACAGCAACGCGCCAGAACCCATTTTCACCTATGGCAACAATACGGCCTTGCGGCTTTTCGAACTTTCCTGGCAGGAACTCATCCAAATGCCTTCTCGCCTTTCAGCCGAACCAGTGCATCAGTCAGAACGGCAACGCCTGTTAACCACTGTTGCTGCTCAGGGTTACATTGATGATTATAGTGGCGTTCGTATCAGTAAAACTGGACGTCGTTTTTCAATTGAACAGGCAACCATTTGGAATTTACTCGATCAGCAAAACCAAGCCTGTGGTCAAGCCGCTATGTTCAGTAGCTGGGTTTTCTTACAGTAG
- a CDS encoding tRNA1(Val) (adenine(37)-N6)-methyltransferase translates to MPNPYFRFKQFTVTQDRCAMKVGTDGVLLGAWTTTTDAQQILDIGTGTGLVALMLAQRSTAAIDAVELDPEACSQARENVQRSPWRERIQVHSGLVQDYAVTCSKRYELVVSNPPFFENASKTLKQARNIARHNDFLPQADLLQVAKQLLQDEGRLAVIYPPEQAQSFQSKAASFGFFCNRVLCVKPTLEGPIKRILMELSKSKFSYQEDTIAIEAARRLYTTEFISLIRDFYLKY, encoded by the coding sequence ATGCCCAATCCTTATTTCCGCTTCAAACAATTCACAGTCACTCAAGATCGCTGCGCCATGAAAGTTGGCACTGATGGCGTTCTTCTGGGTGCATGGACCACTACTACCGATGCACAGCAAATTCTAGATATTGGCACCGGTACAGGCTTAGTCGCGCTCATGCTGGCACAGCGATCAACAGCAGCAATCGACGCAGTGGAGCTTGACCCAGAAGCTTGTAGTCAGGCTAGAGAAAACGTTCAGCGCTCGCCTTGGCGGGAACGCATTCAAGTTCATTCTGGCTTAGTTCAAGATTATGCTGTTACTTGTTCAAAGCGATACGAACTTGTAGTCTCCAATCCACCCTTCTTTGAGAACGCTAGCAAGACCCTCAAGCAGGCTAGAAATATAGCGCGGCACAATGACTTTCTGCCACAAGCCGACCTGTTGCAAGTGGCAAAGCAGCTTTTGCAAGATGAGGGCCGTTTGGCTGTGATCTATCCGCCTGAGCAAGCCCAAAGCTTTCAGAGCAAGGCTGCAAGTTTTGGCTTCTTTTGTAATAGAGTCTTATGTGTCAAACCAACTCTTGAAGGTCCGATCAAACGTATTTTAATGGAACTGAGCAAAAGCAAATTTTCCTATCAAGAAGATACCATCGCTATCGAGGCAGCTAGACGCTTGTACACAACCGAATTTATCAGCTTGATTCGAGATTTCTACTTGAAGTATTAG
- a CDS encoding TVP38/TMEM64 family protein, with protein sequence MKHSKIAILRWFLIGLLIALVIWLLNKVDIEQVRERVDQFGIWAPVIVFGLRFTSVIVPVLPGTAYAVLAGGLFGFVQGFLVIALADLASCTFNFYIARRYGRGLVERFVGQQFMEKVDRLGKRHLERNFFLMAAFLMTGLFDFVTYAVGLTQTSWQSYLLALMASILIAKPLWVAAGAGIFEGSQLLLGFALLAAFGIGAVTAVVQRQPDQ encoded by the coding sequence ATGAAACATAGCAAGATAGCAATTCTTCGATGGTTCCTGATTGGACTGCTCATTGCTTTAGTGATTTGGCTGCTCAATAAAGTTGACATTGAGCAAGTCCGAGAGCGGGTTGATCAGTTTGGCATCTGGGCCCCTGTCATTGTCTTTGGCCTACGCTTTACCAGCGTGATTGTGCCAGTATTGCCGGGAACTGCTTACGCGGTTTTGGCGGGCGGGCTGTTCGGATTTGTTCAGGGTTTTCTGGTGATAGCGCTGGCGGACTTAGCATCCTGTACGTTCAATTTCTACATTGCTCGGCGCTATGGACGGGGCTTAGTTGAAAGATTTGTCGGTCAGCAATTTATGGAGAAGGTCGATCGCCTGGGCAAACGACATCTGGAACGCAACTTTTTTCTGATGGCAGCCTTTCTGATGACAGGGCTATTCGACTTTGTCACCTACGCTGTAGGACTGACCCAAACCTCCTGGCAAAGCTATCTATTAGCGCTCATGGCTAGCATTCTCATTGCCAAGCCCCTCTGGGTAGCGGCTGGAGCTGGAATATTTGAAGGCAGCCAGCTCCTCTTAGGGTTTGCGCTACTGGCGGCGTTTGGCATTGGCGCTGTGACAGCGGTTGTCCAGCGGCAACCGGATCAGTGA
- a CDS encoding DUF3474 domain-containing protein: protein MQSNTVLNQTDPTDSSTCTAELPFTLQDLKAAIPASCFEPSAWKSLTYFFLDIAIIGGLYATAHFLDSWWFLPIFWVMQGTMFWALFVVGHDCGHGSFSKLKWLNNLIGHLSHIPILVPYHGWRISHRTHHANTGNLDTDESWYPIGQAQYEQMPWYEKLFRFYLPLLAYPLYLFRRSPGKQGSHFLPNSPLFRPSEKQDVLTSSVLWGLMIVCLGWLTYEFGWLFLLKYYLAPYTVFVIWLDLVTFLHHTEPDIPWYRGKDWYFLKGALSTIDRDYGWFNAIHHDIGTHVAHHIFLNMPHYHLRTATAAIQPILGDYYRKSDEPIWRSFVRSYWACHFVPDQGSGVYYQPYPKQ, encoded by the coding sequence GTGCAATCAAACACCGTTCTCAATCAGACAGACCCTACAGACTCATCTACCTGTACAGCGGAACTTCCGTTTACACTTCAAGATCTCAAAGCCGCAATTCCAGCTTCCTGTTTTGAGCCTTCTGCCTGGAAGTCTCTGACTTACTTCTTTCTGGATATTGCGATCATCGGGGGGCTTTATGCGACCGCCCATTTTCTAGATTCTTGGTGGTTCCTACCGATTTTCTGGGTGATGCAAGGGACCATGTTCTGGGCCTTGTTTGTGGTTGGGCACGACTGTGGTCACGGTTCTTTTTCCAAGCTCAAATGGCTGAATAACCTGATTGGTCACCTCTCTCACATCCCAATCCTGGTGCCCTATCACGGCTGGCGTATCAGTCACAGAACTCACCACGCCAATACGGGCAACCTAGATACGGACGAAAGCTGGTACCCGATTGGCCAGGCTCAGTACGAGCAGATGCCCTGGTATGAAAAGCTGTTCCGTTTCTACTTGCCCTTGCTGGCTTACCCGCTCTATCTGTTCCGGCGTTCGCCTGGTAAGCAAGGATCTCACTTCCTTCCCAACAGCCCACTGTTCCGGCCCTCAGAAAAGCAGGATGTCTTGACTAGTTCTGTGCTTTGGGGCTTGATGATTGTTTGCTTAGGCTGGCTCACTTACGAGTTCGGCTGGTTGTTTCTGCTGAAGTATTACCTGGCTCCCTATACGGTATTTGTGATTTGGTTGGATCTGGTTACTTTCCTCCATCACACAGAACCGGATATTCCCTGGTACCGTGGCAAGGATTGGTATTTCCTCAAGGGGGCTTTGTCCACCATCGATCGTGACTATGGCTGGTTCAATGCCATTCACCACGACATTGGGACCCATGTGGCTCATCACATTTTTCTAAACATGCCACACTACCACCTGAGGACAGCAACGGCAGCCATTCAACCGATTTTGGGTGACTATTATCGCAAGTCGGACGAACCCATTTGGCGCAGCTTTGTACGCTCTTACTGGGCCTGTCATTTTGTCCCTGACCAGGGTTCTGGAGTTTACTACCAGCCATACCCGAAACAGTAA
- a CDS encoding SDR family NAD(P)-dependent oxidoreductase: MVNSPTETSSKQHPTAALIVGAGQGIGLEFVRQLLQDNRAERIYATYRNPHSELVTLADSRLRCLPLDITEETQIATVVQEIQTETAALHTVINCVGVLHEGTIQPEKNLRQLNVEQLTRYFQVNSIGAVLLAKHIQPLLKHKDRAILATISAKVGSIGDNQLGGWYGYRASKAALNMFMRTTAIEYKRTCPQAIVVTLHPGTTDTQLSRPFQRSVPPEKLFSVERTVQQLLTVLEQLQASDSGEFFSWDGSRLPW, translated from the coding sequence ATGGTCAATTCCCCAACAGAGACATCCAGCAAGCAACATCCAACAGCAGCCCTGATCGTTGGCGCGGGTCAGGGAATTGGTTTAGAGTTTGTGCGCCAATTGCTACAGGACAACCGTGCCGAACGCATCTACGCCACCTATCGCAACCCACACTCAGAGCTAGTGACGCTTGCCGATTCTCGCTTGCGTTGTCTGCCTCTCGACATTACTGAAGAGACACAGATTGCCACTGTCGTTCAAGAAATCCAAACAGAAACAGCAGCACTCCATACTGTCATTAACTGCGTAGGCGTGCTGCATGAAGGCACCATCCAACCGGAGAAGAACTTGCGACAACTGAATGTAGAGCAACTCACGCGCTACTTTCAAGTGAATAGCATTGGTGCAGTGCTATTGGCAAAACATATCCAGCCCCTGTTGAAACATAAGGACCGCGCCATCTTAGCGACCATCTCTGCCAAAGTCGGCAGTATTGGCGATAACCAATTGGGCGGCTGGTATGGTTATCGTGCCTCGAAAGCAGCATTAAATATGTTCATGCGAACCACCGCAATTGAATATAAGCGAACCTGCCCACAGGCCATCGTTGTCACCCTCCATCCCGGCACAACCGACACCCAATTATCTCGCCCCTTTCAGCGCAGCGTTCCACCAGAAAAACTATTCTCTGTTGAGCGGACAGTTCAGCAACTGCTGACTGTTTTAGAGCAACTACAAGCAAGCGATAGTGGCGAATTCTTCTCCTGGGACGGCAGCCGCTTACCCTGGTAA
- a CDS encoding Uma2 family endonuclease, producing MSVVTPKRFTVDEYHQLIKLGFLTEGDRIELIRGELIQMAAKGTPHTVCSSILYRQLDRLLGDRAVIRGQDPITLSNQSEPEPDVVIARGRDEDYLAHHPYPEDLLLVVEISDTTLDYDQTTKLALYAEARIPNYWIVNLQARQLERYSQPYETSQGKFNYLNKQISLANQLVSIPGFGDATLNLNRVFLESAIDK from the coding sequence ATGAGTGTTGTGACGCCCAAGCGGTTCACCGTCGATGAATATCACCAGCTGATCAAACTCGGTTTTTTGACGGAGGGAGATCGGATTGAGTTGATTCGCGGGGAACTGATTCAGATGGCTGCGAAGGGAACACCTCATACGGTCTGTAGTTCCATCCTGTATCGCCAATTAGATCGGCTTTTGGGAGACAGAGCTGTCATTCGTGGGCAAGATCCGATTACTCTCTCCAATCAGAGTGAGCCCGAGCCGGATGTTGTTATCGCACGAGGCAGAGATGAGGATTACTTGGCTCATCATCCTTATCCTGAAGACCTTTTGTTAGTCGTCGAGATCTCGGACACGACGCTAGACTACGACCAAACCACAAAGCTGGCTTTGTATGCTGAAGCAAGAATTCCTAATTATTGGATCGTGAATCTGCAAGCTCGTCAGTTGGAGCGCTACAGCCAACCCTACGAAACGAGCCAAGGCAAGTTCAACTATCTCAACAAGCAAATCTCTCTTGCAAACCAGTTAGTTTCCATCCCTGGTTTTGGAGATGCGACGCTGAACTTGAACCGAGTTTTCCTAGAAAGTGCCATTGATAAGTGA
- a CDS encoding short chain dehydrogenase, protein MKVVVIGATGTIGQAIIQALSTRHQIVQVGRSKGEYQVDMTSKDSVQKLFETIAPFDAVISAAGQARFKPLEALTDEDFQFSLGHKLMGQVNLVRVGLGYVNDNGSFTLTSGVLAGEPMPGSAAISLVNAGVEGFARAAALEAPRSIRVNVVSPPWVSETLEAMGKSGSDGLPAAQVAAAYVESVESQRTGEILDARSFGS, encoded by the coding sequence ATGAAAGTAGTTGTCATTGGTGCAACTGGAACTATCGGTCAGGCCATCATTCAAGCTCTCTCAACTCGTCACCAAATCGTGCAGGTGGGCCGATCTAAGGGGGAGTATCAGGTGGACATGACCTCAAAAGACTCAGTGCAAAAACTCTTCGAGACAATTGCTCCGTTTGATGCCGTTATTAGTGCAGCGGGTCAAGCTAGATTCAAGCCTCTGGAAGCCTTGACCGACGAAGACTTTCAATTCAGCCTGGGTCACAAGTTAATGGGCCAAGTCAATCTGGTAAGGGTAGGGCTAGGTTATGTCAACGACAATGGCTCATTCACCCTAACGAGCGGAGTTCTAGCTGGCGAACCAATGCCTGGTAGTGCTGCCATTAGCCTAGTGAATGCAGGAGTGGAGGGCTTTGCAAGGGCAGCAGCTTTGGAAGCACCCCGTAGTATTCGGGTCAATGTTGTCAGTCCGCCCTGGGTGAGCGAGACACTAGAGGCAATGGGCAAGAGCGGGTCTGATGGTCTGCCAGCTGCGCAGGTCGCTGCGGCTTATGTAGAGAGTGTAGAAAGCCAGCGCACAGGCGAGATTCTAGACGCTCGATCCTTCGGTTCTTAA
- a CDS encoding class I SAM-dependent methyltransferase, giving the protein MALLPAWYFDESKMAGVDFKSIDQVEAFDQKQLSSTPEKEQALVARLGIGSGHTVVDLGAGTGAFAIRAALSGAAVVHAVDISQAMLTYAENKAQQAGVEQIQFHRAGFLTYDHEGNLADFVISKYALHILPDFWKMVAFLQIASILKPGGVFYLRDVIFSFPPSQYEAGINAWIERAAKPEGWTASDYELHVREEHSTFAWIIEGMLTRAGFEVAEANYLSPTAAEYRCIKSGI; this is encoded by the coding sequence ATGGCTCTTTTACCGGCCTGGTATTTTGATGAATCTAAAATGGCTGGGGTTGATTTTAAATCTATAGACCAGGTCGAAGCATTTGACCAAAAGCAGCTATCCAGCACACCTGAGAAAGAGCAGGCTTTGGTAGCGCGGCTGGGAATTGGCTCAGGTCACACAGTTGTCGATTTGGGAGCAGGAACTGGTGCCTTTGCGATTCGGGCTGCGCTCAGTGGCGCTGCCGTGGTTCATGCTGTGGATATCTCACAGGCAATGCTCACTTATGCCGAGAATAAAGCGCAGCAAGCGGGGGTTGAGCAGATCCAATTTCACCGAGCTGGGTTCTTAACTTATGACCACGAGGGCAACTTAGCTGACTTTGTGATCAGCAAGTATGCACTGCATATCCTGCCCGATTTTTGGAAGATGGTTGCGTTTCTACAGATTGCCTCGATTTTGAAACCAGGCGGTGTTTTCTACTTACGCGATGTCATCTTTTCGTTTCCTCCTTCTCAATACGAAGCTGGCATCAATGCTTGGATTGAGCGGGCCGCTAAACCAGAGGGCTGGACAGCTAGCGACTATGAGCTGCACGTGCGAGAAGAACACAGTACGTTTGCCTGGATAATTGAAGGGATGCTGACCCGAGCTGGTTTCGAGGTCGCAGAAGCCAATTACTTGTCGCCAACTGCTGCTGAATACCGCTGCATTAAGTCAGGCATTTAG
- a CDS encoding MFS transporter, producing MPIAVPVRETRWRIPVVLAVTVFVNYLDRNNLALALPRIAEDFGWTDREIGSNGELLLAVFFLSYGLSNMLLSPFAERFGPKRSVIAAIVAFSLFTILSAPLGQWLTALIVLRLLLGLGEGVHIPMLSAITSHWFPVGERSRANAIWSAGILLATATAPLIIIPLINLMGWRLAFAVLGVVGMLLSIPLVWFLVEDRPRVGYSLSSRESGHGSTGSGSSSSGPSNAGLASLGSASLGSASLGSASFATNVQPIETSGRNYRRDPRFWLLVLSGTLNAFCAFGTLNWLPTYFNRAKGIDFERLGWPLALVFAAGIAGIILMAYLGDRFQQRTLLASAGFLGAGVMVYVASSMTTLGLLVLFFAMAVFFQSAYGAQEYAIVQHLLPPDRVGAGTGLYNGLSVLFGGVGGSLIPGSIVAATGSFDAGILSIVVGAVLASAVLYGLARVIRY from the coding sequence ATGCCAATTGCTGTACCTGTTCGCGAAACCCGTTGGCGGATTCCAGTCGTCCTTGCTGTGACCGTCTTCGTCAACTATCTGGATCGCAACAATCTGGCACTAGCGTTGCCCCGTATCGCTGAGGACTTTGGTTGGACCGACCGTGAGATTGGTTCAAACGGGGAGTTGCTATTAGCGGTGTTCTTTTTGTCCTACGGCTTATCGAACATGCTGCTCAGCCCATTCGCCGAGCGGTTTGGCCCCAAACGCAGTGTGATTGCTGCGATTGTCGCGTTCTCTCTGTTCACGATCCTGAGTGCGCCCTTGGGGCAGTGGCTGACCGCACTGATTGTGCTGCGCTTGCTGCTGGGGTTAGGGGAGGGCGTCCATATTCCCATGCTGAGCGCAATCACGAGCCACTGGTTTCCAGTCGGCGAGCGTTCCCGAGCCAATGCGATCTGGAGTGCAGGCATCCTATTGGCCACTGCGACTGCCCCCCTGATCATCATCCCGTTGATCAACCTCATGGGTTGGCGTCTGGCCTTTGCGGTTTTGGGTGTGGTGGGCATGTTGCTCTCCATTCCGCTTGTCTGGTTTTTGGTGGAGGATCGGCCCCGAGTTGGCTACAGCCTGAGCAGTCGTGAGTCAGGCCACGGTAGCACGGGTTCTGGCTCATCTTCATCTGGCCCATCTAATGCTGGGCTAGCCAGTCTCGGGTCTGCCAGTCTTGGATCGGCCAGTCTTGGATCGGCCAGTTTTGCGACCAATGTTCAACCCATAGAAACTTCGGGCAGAAACTATCGACGGGATCCACGCTTCTGGCTGTTGGTCTTGAGTGGTACGCTCAATGCCTTCTGTGCCTTCGGCACCCTCAACTGGTTGCCGACCTACTTCAACCGAGCCAAGGGCATCGACTTCGAGCGTTTGGGCTGGCCACTAGCGTTAGTGTTTGCGGCGGGGATTGCAGGCATTATCTTAATGGCCTACTTGGGCGATAGGTTCCAGCAGCGTACTCTGTTGGCTAGTGCGGGATTTCTAGGGGCAGGGGTGATGGTCTACGTTGCGTCGAGCATGACCACGTTGGGACTCTTAGTGCTGTTCTTCGCGATGGCTGTATTTTTCCAAAGTGCCTATGGTGCTCAGGAATACGCGATTGTTCAACATCTGTTGCCCCCTGACCGAGTAGGTGCGGGCACTGGACTATACAACGGGCTTTCAGTCTTATTTGGCGGGGTTGGCGGCTCCCTGATTCCTGGTTCGATCGTTGCCGCTACCGGCAGTTTCGACGCTGGCATTCTGAGTATTGTGGTAGGAGCTGTGCTAGCCTCGGCAGTCTTGTATGGGTTAGCACGGGTGATTCGATATTAA
- a CDS encoding TRIC cation channel family protein has protein sequence MILYLLDLLGVAVFAISGALAAGRKSLDLLGVVVIAVVTAIGGGTFRDLLLDQHPVFWIEDPIYLVVILAATALTIIYTRFRKPPSKALLTADAFGLALFTISGAQIAEQSNLSSIIIVLMGAITGVAGGVMRDVLLAEIPIILRRGNIYATAAIMGVIAYLILQQIGFNRSVAALLGMGVIAVLRLAAITWGLTLPVFSLPDHESE, from the coding sequence GTGATTCTTTATTTGCTAGATCTCTTAGGAGTCGCTGTGTTTGCAATTAGCGGCGCACTTGCCGCAGGGCGTAAGAGTTTGGATCTTTTAGGGGTGGTTGTCATCGCAGTGGTGACCGCCATTGGAGGAGGTACGTTCCGCGATCTACTCTTGGATCAACACCCAGTATTTTGGATTGAAGATCCAATTTACTTAGTGGTTATTCTCGCTGCTACCGCCCTGACCATCATCTACACTCGCTTCCGCAAACCGCCTAGCAAAGCCCTACTAACCGCTGATGCTTTTGGGCTTGCTCTTTTCACAATTAGTGGTGCTCAAATTGCTGAGCAATCTAACTTGAGCAGCATCATTATTGTTCTAATGGGAGCGATTACGGGTGTTGCTGGTGGAGTGATGCGCGATGTGCTTTTAGCCGAAATTCCCATCATTCTGCGTCGAGGCAATATCTATGCAACAGCAGCGATTATGGGGGTGATCGCTTATCTCATACTTCAACAAATTGGGTTTAACCGTTCTGTTGCTGCCCTTTTGGGTATGGGGGTGATCGCGGTACTTCGGCTTGCTGCTATCACTTGGGGGCTTACACTGCCAGTGTTCAGTTTGCCGGACCACGAGTCTGAGTAA
- a CDS encoding DMT family transporter, giving the protein MLGFLIVLLSSFFFCFQNVIVRVLFHEYTILGLFRTGGFVETNLQNSFLLMFLRMLLVVPLMAVLAPKLYPATWKDIGQLRNIEQRQLLLQSVGCGILMFLYLALLYVAIGMIPTGIAMTLFFTYPVFTALLSWRLFGSRPSRLRWGVMGSVLLGSILTMPQINSTTDSNSLIGIITGIASGITYALYTVIAQKSFEKLHPVPFTWISFATSLVLSATSLLIWNVHEAQLPWLALWIGGLISAIVTFAGHLMNNFGIRLIGATAASMVSASNPALTAALAWLTIQETLNGLQLFGILVVTLSVALLSREHRSST; this is encoded by the coding sequence GTGCTTGGTTTTCTGATAGTCCTGCTATCTTCTTTCTTTTTTTGTTTTCAGAATGTAATTGTTAGGGTTCTCTTCCACGAGTACACAATTTTAGGACTATTCAGAACCGGCGGCTTTGTAGAGACGAACCTACAGAATTCGTTTCTACTGATGTTTTTGCGCATGCTGTTGGTTGTTCCCCTAATGGCAGTTCTGGCACCCAAGCTTTATCCAGCAACCTGGAAGGATATTGGCCAATTACGAAACATAGAACAGCGTCAACTCCTGCTGCAATCGGTTGGTTGTGGCATCCTCATGTTCCTCTACTTAGCCCTACTCTACGTTGCCATTGGCATGATTCCGACTGGCATTGCCATGACCTTGTTCTTCACCTATCCTGTCTTCACAGCACTGCTTTCCTGGCGATTATTCGGCAGCCGTCCTAGCCGTTTGCGTTGGGGGGTGATGGGCTCCGTCTTGCTAGGCAGCATTTTGACAATGCCTCAGATCAACTCAACAACCGATAGCAATAGCTTGATTGGCATCATTACAGGTATTGCATCTGGCATCACCTATGCTCTCTATACGGTGATTGCGCAAAAAAGCTTTGAGAAACTACACCCAGTTCCTTTCACCTGGATCAGTTTCGCAACCTCATTAGTTTTATCGGCAACCAGCCTGCTAATTTGGAACGTCCATGAAGCTCAGCTTCCCTGGCTTGCTCTCTGGATCGGTGGCCTGATCTCTGCCATCGTCACCTTCGCTGGGCACTTGATGAATAACTTTGGCATCCGCCTGATTGGGGCTACGGCGGCATCAATGGTTAGTGCTAGCAACCCGGCGCTCACGGCAGCACTAGCCTGGCTAACAATTCAGGAGACACTCAACGGGCTGCAACTGTTTGGCATCCTGGTCGTAACTCTGAGTGTTGCTTTGCTGAGCCGGGAACACCGTTCTTCAACCTGA